A genomic segment from Paraburkholderia hayleyella encodes:
- a CDS encoding xanthine dehydrogenase family protein molybdopterin-binding subunit has product MALDIPVTRRTFLKVVGSGAVVVISISNLPAAILNASMQIEPDNGPAWAPEPGKARWRIDGMPKVTGQKIYARDFKARDFAGWPKQENWLYALRCAHVDRTYEGYNLSMLPRELQPIAIVDNDALRARNIALAPEPDPIAHQDIYWFARKGQPADCYGQPAALLIFADFDTYRRARKLLEFNDQTIRYGVTVNPGARSAPVAFSPKTTYVRDDDLNFNYVKDFQTDDKGNPTPEYLKTLAEASGNIDATIQANEQQGTWFKAGASDNQGFITPAMDPMFMEPEAGLAWYNTAMGELHLVLGTQSASEDAGSAASLFASSEVHINGVHIIACYPGGGFGGRDRSYFPLYLALAAPFAKGALRWQQSRYEQFQVGLKRCETQFTESLWFDRQGKIQALKCNFTMNGGGKKNLSPYVAQLASLSAMSCYEIPRASTTAESLYTPEVFGGSQRGFGGPQAFMAIETLMDEAALELSMSPFAIRRANLLGSAPSLGRGRAITGAPILFDLQLSSVLERLEEHSLWQTRDKTRAQFEAKGLKYGVGLAMANEAFGTSGDGMYGMVQILPDGALRVITTYTDMGNGAATSLGLAPSEYLGQNAQTIAMSVFEPFQALGLSGTRDPQKPTDVRFTSGSSSACLGAFHQYHAVKGAAQVLLLQSVLPAAAALWHANVTASDIKWVDGALTAQGMSRPLPWSDLLERMRSMNLPTVAAVHASYAGSFWTGTYTFTVGPADIEYDYVAVGSAPDSLTPLQRELHQPLIDGSKFQRTTYAPSASLVALVVDPANGRVKVEHVVSSVSVGRQICPELVEGQSQGAVAMGIGNVLSETCPLGHEGPGGGRWNLDRYQIARLSDIPAQTLIALPPPNDDPCNARGIAEAVMCPIAPALLNALAMATGHRFRQTPVTPEQIRGVLQ; this is encoded by the coding sequence ATGGCTTTAGATATACCTGTTACACGCCGTACTTTTCTGAAAGTCGTGGGAAGCGGTGCCGTAGTCGTTATTTCTATTAGCAATCTCCCCGCGGCGATCCTGAATGCGTCAATGCAGATCGAGCCGGACAATGGGCCCGCCTGGGCGCCGGAGCCGGGCAAGGCACGCTGGCGGATAGACGGCATGCCCAAGGTCACGGGCCAGAAAATCTATGCGCGCGACTTCAAGGCACGCGACTTCGCCGGCTGGCCAAAGCAGGAAAACTGGCTGTATGCGCTGCGCTGCGCCCACGTCGATCGCACTTACGAAGGCTACAACCTGAGCATGCTGCCGCGCGAGTTGCAGCCCATCGCCATCGTCGATAACGACGCGCTGCGTGCCCGTAACATCGCGCTCGCTCCAGAGCCTGATCCTATCGCGCATCAAGACATCTACTGGTTTGCGCGCAAAGGCCAGCCTGCGGACTGTTACGGCCAGCCGGCCGCGCTGTTGATCTTTGCCGATTTCGATACGTACCGCCGCGCACGCAAGCTGCTTGAATTCAATGACCAGACGATCCGCTACGGCGTGACGGTCAACCCGGGCGCGCGCTCCGCACCCGTCGCGTTCTCGCCCAAAACAACCTATGTCCGCGACGACGATCTGAATTTCAACTACGTCAAAGATTTCCAGACCGATGACAAAGGCAACCCCACGCCTGAATATCTGAAGACACTCGCCGAAGCGAGCGGGAATATCGATGCCACGATCCAGGCCAACGAGCAACAGGGCACCTGGTTCAAAGCGGGCGCCTCGGACAATCAAGGCTTCATCACACCGGCCATGGACCCGATGTTCATGGAGCCAGAAGCGGGACTCGCCTGGTACAACACCGCCATGGGGGAGCTGCATCTCGTGCTCGGCACGCAATCCGCGAGTGAGGATGCCGGCAGTGCGGCGTCGTTGTTCGCCAGCAGTGAGGTGCACATCAACGGCGTGCATATCATCGCGTGCTATCCGGGGGGCGGCTTCGGCGGCCGGGACCGTTCGTACTTTCCGCTTTATCTCGCGCTCGCCGCGCCATTTGCGAAAGGCGCGCTGCGTTGGCAACAATCGCGTTACGAACAGTTTCAGGTTGGCCTCAAACGCTGCGAGACGCAGTTCACCGAATCACTGTGGTTCGACCGCCAGGGCAAGATACAGGCGCTCAAATGTAATTTCACGATGAACGGCGGTGGCAAGAAAAACCTGTCGCCTTACGTTGCGCAGCTCGCGTCGCTCAGCGCGATGAGCTGTTACGAGATCCCCCGTGCGAGTACAACCGCCGAATCGCTCTATACGCCTGAGGTATTTGGCGGCTCACAGCGCGGCTTTGGCGGGCCGCAAGCGTTCATGGCAATCGAAACGCTGATGGATGAAGCGGCGCTCGAACTCAGCATGTCACCTTTCGCAATCCGTAGAGCCAATCTGCTTGGCAGCGCACCCTCGCTTGGCAGAGGCCGTGCGATTACCGGCGCGCCGATTCTGTTCGATCTTCAATTGAGCAGCGTACTTGAGCGTCTCGAAGAACATTCGCTCTGGCAGACGCGGGACAAAACGCGTGCCCAGTTCGAGGCAAAGGGTCTGAAATACGGCGTTGGACTCGCCATGGCGAACGAAGCTTTTGGTACCTCGGGAGATGGTATGTACGGCATGGTGCAAATCCTGCCGGATGGCGCGCTTCGCGTGATCACGACTTACACCGACATGGGCAATGGCGCAGCCACATCGCTCGGCCTTGCCCCGTCCGAGTACCTGGGGCAGAACGCACAAACCATTGCCATGAGCGTCTTCGAGCCATTTCAGGCGCTCGGCCTGAGCGGCACGCGCGATCCACAGAAGCCGACCGACGTGCGTTTCACCTCAGGCTCCTCCAGCGCCTGCCTTGGCGCATTTCACCAGTACCACGCGGTCAAGGGCGCAGCGCAAGTCTTGCTGTTACAAAGCGTGCTGCCCGCCGCCGCAGCGCTCTGGCATGCGAATGTCACGGCGTCCGACATCAAATGGGTAGACGGCGCGCTCACCGCACAAGGCATGAGCCGGCCGCTCCCCTGGAGCGATCTGCTCGAACGGATGCGCAGCATGAATCTGCCCACCGTCGCCGCGGTGCATGCCAGTTACGCGGGCTCATTCTGGACGGGCACCTATACCTTCACCGTGGGCCCGGCGGACATCGAATACGACTATGTCGCCGTGGGCTCGGCACCAGACAGCCTGACGCCTTTGCAGCGAGAGCTGCATCAGCCGCTGATCGACGGTAGCAAATTTCAGCGAACCACTTACGCGCCATCGGCCTCGCTCGTTGCCCTGGTCGTCGATCCGGCGAACGGCCGCGTCAAGGTCGAGCACGTGGTGTCGTCGGTGAGTGTAGGCCGCCAGATTTGTCCAGAACTGGTCGAAGGGCAGTCGCAAGGCGCGGTTGCCATGGGTATCGGCAACGTACTGAGCGAAACCTGTCCGCTCGGCCATGAGGGGCCAGGCGGCGGCCGGTGGAACCTGGATCGCTATCAGATTGCCCGATTGAGCGACATTCCCGCGCAAACCCTGATCGCCTTGCCGCCGCCCAACGACGATCCCTGCAACGCCCGTGGCATAGCCGAAGCCGTGATGTGCCCTATCGCGCCAGCACTGCTCAATGCGCTCGCAATGGCAACAGGCCATCGTTTCAGACAGACACCGGTAACGCCAGAACAGATTCGGGGAGTGCTGCAATGA
- a CDS encoding MFS transporter — protein sequence MPQSISSADAADSLRPETKPHATPEHIRIRVSRRAVAAASIGNALEWYDFSIYAFFAIYFANNFFNHADNGTRLLEAFLAFGLGYVIRPVGALVLGSYGDRVGRKAALTMTISIMALGTLIIAVAPTYAAIGIGAPILIVCGRLLQGFSAGGEVGGAAAFLVEHAPPEKKGKYASWLQASMGITNILAALVATIIAVSFTPEQINDWAWRIPFLLGLSILPVGLWLRRTLHETPAFEAEKRRQQQQQKAGTKRTPLLQVVRDYPRQLLAGVGLSILWVVSVYVLIIFLPTHAQRAWHFTGPQAFRASLIGNCLLVGGCVFAGALSDRFGRARVLSAAALLLLASVYPLLMWLDAVRTPMVLIIVQSLLCVLVSLFSGVAPSALSEVFPTHVRATGMSVAYNTASAVFGGFAPAILTWLYNKTSSPFAPAWYVMGAALIGLFAVGHLDKLRPRTLVNA from the coding sequence ATGCCCCAATCCATTTCGTCTGCGGACGCAGCCGACAGCCTGCGCCCCGAAACGAAACCTCACGCCACACCCGAACACATCCGGATCCGGGTGAGCCGCCGTGCGGTGGCGGCGGCCTCCATCGGCAATGCGCTGGAGTGGTATGACTTTTCGATCTACGCGTTCTTCGCCATCTATTTCGCCAACAACTTCTTCAATCACGCCGACAACGGCACGCGTCTGCTCGAAGCCTTTCTGGCCTTTGGCCTGGGATACGTGATTCGCCCCGTGGGCGCGCTGGTGCTGGGCAGCTACGGTGACCGCGTCGGCCGCAAGGCGGCCTTGACCATGACGATCTCCATCATGGCGCTGGGCACACTGATCATCGCCGTGGCGCCCACCTATGCCGCCATCGGCATTGGTGCGCCCATCCTGATTGTCTGCGGCCGGTTGTTGCAAGGCTTCTCCGCGGGCGGGGAGGTAGGCGGGGCCGCGGCGTTCCTCGTCGAACATGCGCCGCCCGAGAAGAAGGGCAAGTACGCTTCCTGGCTACAAGCCAGCATGGGGATCACCAATATCCTCGCAGCCCTGGTGGCCACGATCATCGCCGTCAGCTTCACACCGGAGCAAATCAACGATTGGGCCTGGCGCATCCCGTTCCTGCTGGGGCTCTCAATTTTGCCCGTCGGCTTGTGGCTACGCCGGACACTGCATGAAACACCGGCGTTCGAGGCTGAGAAGCGGCGTCAACAGCAACAGCAGAAGGCCGGCACGAAGCGCACGCCGCTGCTGCAGGTGGTACGTGATTACCCGCGCCAACTGCTAGCGGGCGTCGGCCTGTCGATCCTTTGGGTGGTTTCGGTCTATGTGTTGATCATTTTCCTGCCAACCCATGCGCAGCGCGCCTGGCACTTCACCGGACCACAAGCGTTTCGGGCCTCGCTAATCGGCAATTGTCTGCTGGTGGGCGGCTGCGTGTTCGCGGGCGCCTTGTCTGACCGCTTCGGGCGGGCACGCGTACTCAGCGCTGCGGCACTATTACTGCTAGCCAGCGTGTATCCCTTGCTGATGTGGCTCGATGCCGTGCGTACACCGATGGTGCTGATCATCGTGCAATCGCTGTTATGTGTGCTGGTCTCGCTGTTTTCGGGCGTCGCGCCATCGGCGCTGTCGGAAGTGTTTCCAACACACGTGCGGGCCACGGGCATGTCGGTCGCCTACAACACGGCCTCCGCTGTATTCGGCGGCTTCGCTCCAGCCATCCTGACGTGGCTCTACAACAAGACCAGCAGTCCGTTCGCTCCGGCCTGGTATGTGATGGGCGCCGCGCTGATTGGTCTGTTCGCCGTGGGCCACCTCGACAAGCTACGGCCCAGGACGCTCGTGAACGCCTGA
- a CDS encoding aspartate/glutamate racemase family protein, translating into MSKHIYVINPNSLTVVTAAIDQALVPMRFPGGPQIHCVTLAEGPAGIQTQRDVDAVTAPLCIQIARSERDAEERGGTASVFVIACFSDPGLYSARESTRQPVLGIAECGVLTAMTLGQKFGVVSILPASIGRHWRYFAAMGVTARLAGDIAIGLNVAELADQPRTFARLCAAGEQLRDEQGADVLVLGCAGMAAHRAALADHLGMPVVDPTQAAVAMALGQAALR; encoded by the coding sequence ATGTCCAAACATATCTATGTGATTAACCCCAATTCGCTAACCGTGGTAACAGCGGCCATCGACCAGGCCCTGGTACCCATGCGCTTTCCCGGCGGCCCGCAGATTCATTGCGTGACCTTGGCCGAGGGCCCAGCTGGCATACAAACGCAACGCGATGTCGATGCGGTCACCGCGCCGCTGTGTATCCAGATCGCGCGTAGCGAGCGCGATGCCGAAGAACGCGGCGGCACGGCGAGCGTTTTCGTGATCGCCTGCTTTAGCGACCCGGGCCTGTATTCGGCCCGCGAGAGCACTCGCCAGCCGGTACTGGGCATTGCCGAGTGCGGCGTGCTAACGGCCATGACGCTGGGCCAGAAGTTCGGCGTGGTTTCGATTTTGCCGGCCTCGATCGGCCGCCACTGGCGCTACTTTGCGGCAATGGGCGTGACGGCCCGGTTAGCTGGCGATATCGCCATCGGCCTGAACGTGGCTGAACTGGCCGACCAGCCACGTACGTTTGCTCGCCTGTGTGCGGCAGGTGAACAATTGCGCGATGAGCAAGGCGCCGATGTGCTGGTGCTGGGCTGCGCGGGCATGGCAGCGCACCGGGCCGCCCTGGCCGACCACCTGGGCATGCCGGTGGTCGATCCTACCCAGGCGGCAGTGGCAATGGCGCTAGGGCAAGCAGCATTACGCTAG
- the ribBA gene encoding bifunctional 3,4-dihydroxy-2-butanone-4-phosphate synthase/GTP cyclohydrolase II, whose product MTLASTLEIIAELKAGRMVILVDEEDRENEGDLVIAADFITPEAINFMARYGRGLICLTLTQERCKQLNLPLMAHRNGTQYGTAFTVSIEAAEGVTTGISAADRARTIATAVAPGACAEHIVQPGHVFPVMAQQGGVLVRAGHTEAGCDFTALANLTPAAVICEIIKDDGTMARLPDLLEFAAEHHLKIGTIADLIHYRSSTESIIERVAERTMQTAHGPFHAVLYLDRPNGSPHIALVRGTPTPDQDTPVRVHEPLSVLDLLEVNVSTHSWTLDAAMKEIARRDLGVVVLLNCSDSKAHLVEVFKAFDEHDRATTLKRRPVDFKTYGIGAQILRELGVGKMQVLSRPRKLASMSGYGLEVTGFVPMPGAPATAPATQT is encoded by the coding sequence ATGACGCTCGCCTCCACCCTTGAGATCATCGCCGAGCTAAAAGCAGGCCGGATGGTAATTCTTGTTGACGAAGAAGACCGCGAAAACGAGGGAGATCTCGTCATCGCAGCCGATTTCATCACGCCTGAAGCCATCAATTTCATGGCGCGTTATGGCCGCGGCCTAATCTGCCTGACCCTCACGCAAGAGCGCTGCAAACAGCTCAACTTGCCGCTGATGGCCCACCGTAACGGCACCCAGTACGGCACGGCATTCACCGTCAGCATCGAAGCCGCCGAAGGCGTCACCACCGGCATTTCCGCGGCCGACCGCGCCCGCACAATCGCTACCGCTGTTGCACCAGGCGCCTGCGCCGAGCATATCGTGCAACCCGGCCATGTTTTTCCAGTCATGGCGCAACAAGGCGGCGTGCTGGTGCGCGCGGGCCATACCGAGGCCGGGTGCGATTTCACCGCGCTAGCCAACCTCACACCCGCCGCGGTGATCTGCGAAATCATCAAGGACGACGGCACCATGGCCCGTCTGCCTGATCTGCTCGAATTCGCCGCTGAACACCACCTTAAAATCGGCACGATCGCCGATCTGATCCACTACCGCAGCAGCACCGAATCCATCATCGAGCGCGTTGCCGAGCGCACCATGCAAACCGCTCATGGCCCGTTTCACGCGGTGCTGTATCTGGACCGGCCAAATGGCTCGCCGCATATCGCGCTGGTGCGTGGCACACCCACTCCCGACCAGGACACACCAGTACGTGTACATGAGCCGCTCTCGGTGCTCGATTTGCTTGAAGTAAACGTCTCCACGCATTCATGGACGCTCGACGCCGCCATGAAAGAAATCGCCAGACGCGATCTGGGCGTGGTCGTGCTGCTGAACTGCAGCGATTCCAAAGCGCATCTTGTTGAAGTCTTCAAGGCGTTCGACGAACACGACCGGGCTACCACGCTCAAACGCCGCCCCGTCGATTTCAAAACGTATGGCATCGGCGCGCAAATCCTGCGCGAGCTCGGCGTCGGCAAAATGCAAGTGCTCTCTCGCCCGCGCAAGCTCGCCAGCATGTCCGGCTACGGTCTCGAAGTCACGGGCTTCGTGCCGATGCCTGGCGCCCCGGCAACAGCGCCCGCAACACAGACGTAG
- a CDS encoding LysR family transcriptional regulator yields MRLNLRQIEVFRAIMVSGSISGAAKLLNVSQPAVSRLISYTEQRLSLTLFERIKGRLYPTPEARRLFEEVNVVYQSVQRVNEVAEDLIQHRASHLRIGCSLNLGQSLLPLVIAAFARDFPEVRVNLHTTSPNLVMQALLTQQIELGVAYMPACHPNLGAEMLYENCIVAAMPADHPLATRAKLHVADLADEAFIGYSSDIPFGDLSRQLFNSAGHAPEPRVEVQQVHVACALVEAGLGIALVDEQTVAHGTWQRLITRPLEQTIKAPVQVFHRLYEPLSRTAQAFVDTLHAFRSQRF; encoded by the coding sequence ATGCGGCTCAATCTGCGGCAAATCGAAGTCTTTCGCGCCATCATGGTGTCCGGCTCGATCAGTGGTGCCGCCAAGCTGCTGAATGTGTCCCAGCCCGCTGTGTCGCGGCTCATTTCGTACACGGAACAGCGGCTCAGCCTGACGCTGTTCGAACGCATCAAGGGGCGGTTGTATCCCACACCGGAAGCCAGGCGGCTGTTCGAAGAAGTCAACGTGGTGTACCAAAGCGTGCAGCGCGTCAATGAGGTCGCCGAAGACCTGATTCAGCATCGCGCCAGCCACCTGCGTATTGGCTGCAGCCTTAACCTGGGCCAGTCATTGTTGCCGCTGGTCATTGCCGCGTTCGCACGCGACTTTCCGGAGGTACGCGTGAACCTGCATACCACGTCGCCCAATCTGGTGATGCAGGCCCTGCTTACCCAGCAAATCGAATTAGGCGTGGCCTACATGCCCGCGTGCCATCCCAATCTGGGCGCGGAGATGCTGTACGAAAACTGCATCGTGGCCGCGATGCCCGCCGACCATCCTCTGGCCACGCGGGCAAAACTGCACGTGGCGGACCTCGCGGACGAAGCGTTCATTGGCTATAGCAGCGATATCCCCTTCGGTGACCTGAGCCGGCAATTGTTCAATTCGGCCGGACATGCACCCGAACCGCGCGTCGAAGTACAACAGGTTCATGTGGCATGTGCGCTGGTCGAGGCCGGTCTCGGGATTGCCCTGGTCGACGAGCAGACAGTGGCGCATGGCACCTGGCAACGGCTGATAACGCGTCCGCTCGAACAAACCATCAAAGCGCCGGTGCAGGTATTCCACCGTCTTTATGAGCCACTTTCGCGGACTGCACAGGCGTTTGTCGACACGCTTCACGCGTTTCGCAGCCAGCGCTTTTGA
- a CDS encoding Zn-dependent hydrolase — translation MTQTAFPPLNAERLWQRVQTLAGMTRPDTPWTRRAFSPEFLEARAWLRTEFAAAGLTVTQDAAGNLAGRREGRSATLAPLVTGSHCDTVVGGGRFDGIIGVMAGLEIAHSLHEQGMVWAHPFEVIDFLSEEPSDYGISCIGSRAMAGLLDADMLASTDPAGETLAQGILRIGGDPAQLGMPIRQPGSIAAFVELHIEQGPVLERQRLPVGVVTSIVGIRRVRIVVTGQPDHAGTTPMDLRRDALVGAARLIEMAYRCAAEMSGRPHYVVATIGRLAMTPNVPNAVPGEVEMTLEVRSDSPAVLDSFPEALLVSVEPDLRAIRVSARAYPLSRAMPTACSPIVMEAVERAAGTLGYASMRMPSGAGHDAVYAASLGPAGMIFIPCLKGRSHCPEEWIEPGQLLDGARVLYQTLQDLDTTVR, via the coding sequence ATGACACAGACCGCTTTTCCGCCTCTCAACGCCGAACGCCTGTGGCAGCGTGTCCAGACGCTAGCGGGGATGACACGTCCCGACACGCCCTGGACGCGGCGGGCATTTTCGCCGGAGTTTCTTGAGGCACGCGCCTGGCTGCGCACCGAGTTCGCCGCCGCGGGGCTCACCGTCACGCAGGATGCCGCAGGCAATCTGGCCGGCCGCCGCGAAGGACGCAGCGCCACGCTTGCGCCGTTGGTCACCGGTTCACACTGCGATACGGTCGTGGGCGGTGGCCGCTTCGACGGCATCATCGGCGTGATGGCCGGCCTCGAGATTGCTCATTCGCTGCACGAGCAGGGCATGGTCTGGGCGCACCCGTTCGAGGTGATCGATTTCCTCTCGGAAGAGCCGAGCGATTACGGCATTTCCTGCATTGGCAGCCGTGCCATGGCGGGTTTGCTTGATGCGGACATGCTGGCCTCGACCGATCCCGCCGGTGAAACCCTGGCCCAGGGCATTCTTCGTATCGGTGGAGACCCCGCCCAACTGGGGATGCCGATCCGCCAGCCGGGTAGCATCGCGGCCTTCGTTGAACTGCATATCGAACAAGGCCCGGTGCTGGAGAGGCAGCGGCTGCCGGTCGGCGTGGTCACCAGTATTGTGGGGATTCGCCGTGTGCGTATCGTGGTGACTGGCCAGCCCGATCACGCAGGCACGACACCGATGGATTTGCGCCGCGATGCGCTGGTGGGGGCTGCGCGCCTGATCGAGATGGCTTACCGGTGTGCCGCGGAGATGAGTGGCCGGCCGCACTATGTGGTGGCGACCATCGGCCGCCTCGCCATGACGCCCAATGTGCCGAATGCCGTGCCCGGCGAGGTTGAAATGACGCTGGAAGTGCGCAGTGACAGTCCTGCCGTACTCGATAGTTTTCCGGAGGCGTTGCTGGTTTCGGTTGAGCCCGATTTGCGCGCAATCCGGGTGTCGGCGCGGGCTTACCCTCTCAGCCGCGCCATGCCGACGGCCTGCTCGCCCATCGTGATGGAGGCTGTCGAGCGCGCGGCTGGGACGCTGGGCTACGCCAGCATGCGCATGCCGAGCGGCGCGGGGCACGATGCGGTTTATGCCGCTTCGCTGGGGCCGGCCGGTATGATTTTTATTCCGTGTCTGAAGGGCCGTAGCCATTGCCCTGAAGAGTGGATCGAACCTGGGCAGTTGCTGGACGGCGCGCGCGTGTTGTACCAGACGCTGCAGGATCTCGACACGACGGTGCGATAG
- a CDS encoding dihydroorotase encodes MSDFDLVVQGNLVDAERVVQGGWLAVRDGKIVERGSGAAPAARESVDARSQWVLPGVVDGQVHSGSQARQEGLGWASRAAAAGGVTVMVDMPYDDPEPVASREHLDAKIAEIERDCHVDVALFGTLNETHGMAAASGLIDGGVCAFKFSTFEATPGRFPRLEEDDLYEAFRLIGPSGLACSVHNQMQELTRKNIRRMSDAGDTGWDAFLRAHPPLIENLATALIYEIGAETGARAHAVHVSTARGFEICNMYRRAGHRSSIETCVQYLMLNHEEHTRRFGARTKHYPPIRPKAETELLWTYLARGDCTFVSSDHVSWGLERKGEANVFRNASGGPGLETLLPAFWSGCEAHGIAPTMVARQLCSNPARHFLLNDRKGSFQPGADADFVILKPERYTFDPSSSLAAVQWSNFEGMELTVRVSATYCRGTRVFDGSRITNQAGYGTFLRPHAADVPPSFTH; translated from the coding sequence ATGAGTGATTTCGATTTGGTGGTGCAAGGCAATCTGGTTGATGCGGAACGTGTGGTGCAAGGCGGCTGGCTGGCGGTGCGTGACGGCAAGATTGTCGAGCGCGGCAGCGGCGCTGCGCCAGCCGCGCGCGAATCGGTGGATGCACGTAGCCAATGGGTGTTGCCCGGCGTGGTGGATGGCCAAGTGCATTCGGGCAGCCAGGCGAGGCAGGAAGGGCTCGGCTGGGCCTCGCGCGCGGCGGCGGCAGGAGGCGTCACGGTGATGGTCGACATGCCCTACGACGATCCGGAACCGGTTGCTTCGCGTGAGCATCTGGATGCCAAGATTGCCGAGATCGAGCGCGACTGCCATGTCGACGTGGCGCTGTTCGGCACGCTCAACGAAACGCATGGCATGGCCGCCGCCAGCGGCTTGATTGACGGTGGCGTTTGCGCTTTCAAGTTTTCGACTTTCGAAGCGACGCCGGGCCGCTTCCCGCGTCTGGAAGAAGACGACCTGTACGAAGCTTTCCGGCTGATCGGCCCGTCGGGGCTGGCGTGCAGCGTGCATAACCAGATGCAGGAGCTGACGCGCAAGAACATCCGTCGCATGAGCGATGCGGGCGATACCGGCTGGGACGCTTTCCTGCGGGCGCACCCCCCCTTGATAGAAAACCTGGCCACGGCGCTGATTTATGAAATCGGCGCTGAGACTGGCGCGCGTGCACATGCGGTACACGTATCGACGGCGCGCGGCTTCGAAATCTGCAATATGTATCGGCGTGCAGGCCATCGCAGCAGTATCGAAACCTGCGTGCAGTACCTGATGCTCAATCACGAAGAACACACGCGCCGTTTCGGCGCCCGGACCAAGCACTATCCGCCGATCCGTCCGAAAGCAGAAACAGAATTGCTGTGGACGTATCTCGCCAGGGGCGATTGCACCTTCGTTTCATCGGACCATGTCAGTTGGGGCCTGGAGCGCAAGGGGGAGGCCAACGTGTTCAGGAATGCATCGGGCGGCCCGGGCCTGGAAACGCTGCTGCCGGCTTTCTGGAGCGGTTGTGAGGCTCACGGCATTGCCCCGACGATGGTCGCTCGCCAGTTGTGCAGCAACCCGGCGCGCCATTTCCTGCTAAACGACCGCAAAGGCTCGTTCCAGCCCGGTGCCGATGCCGATTTCGTGATCCTCAAGCCTGAGCGCTACACGTTCGATCCATCCAGCAGTCTGGCGGCGGTGCAGTGGAGCAACTTCGAGGGCATGGAATTGACGGTGCGGGTGAGTGCCACTTATTGCCGCGGAACACGGGTGTTCGACGGCAGCAGGATCACTAATCAGGCGGGCTATGGCACGTTCCTGCGGCCCCATGCCGCTGATGTGCCCCCTTCGTTCACACATTAA
- a CDS encoding NUDIX hydrolase encodes MTRLQSVVDVNVLFLNDKGECLFIQRANTGFRDGQYALVAGHLEPGESIEACAIRESKEEAGVTIAPGALNFRLVMRRDSDQNRISFFLSCLSWEGVMTNMEPHKCSGFVWAKPDNPPTPIVDYVADALARMREGVMLADFKA; translated from the coding sequence ATGACCCGATTGCAAAGCGTTGTCGACGTGAATGTGCTGTTCCTGAACGATAAGGGCGAATGTCTTTTCATCCAGAGAGCCAACACCGGATTCCGGGATGGTCAGTACGCGCTTGTCGCGGGCCATCTTGAACCTGGTGAGTCGATTGAGGCGTGTGCGATTCGAGAGTCGAAGGAAGAGGCGGGCGTGACGATTGCACCGGGGGCGCTCAACTTCAGGCTCGTCATGCGGCGCGATTCGGACCAGAACCGCATCAGTTTTTTTCTATCGTGCCTGTCATGGGAAGGTGTCATGACCAACATGGAGCCACATAAATGCTCCGGTTTTGTCTGGGCGAAACCCGACAATCCACCTACGCCTATCGTCGACTATGTAGCGGACGCCCTCGCGCGTATGCGCGAGGGCGTCATGCTGGCTGATTTCAAGGCATAG
- a CDS encoding (2Fe-2S)-binding protein, producing MSAIIRMHINGQAVEAQASDSDMNLIDFLHERRDLTGTKLCCGIGVCRACTVGTRNLPDAPMEKTLACSTPVSAMQNMHIYTVEGLMLDGRLSPLQQSFLESFAFQCGYCAPGFLMAATAMLDHLQSNPVDPTQLDATIEAWLGGNLCRCTGYVKYIEAVRKIAAPYTRNGA from the coding sequence ATGAGCGCCATTATCCGCATGCACATAAACGGCCAGGCTGTCGAAGCACAAGCCAGCGACAGCGATATGAACCTGATCGACTTTCTCCATGAACGGCGCGATCTCACCGGCACCAAGCTGTGTTGCGGGATCGGTGTGTGCCGTGCATGTACCGTCGGCACCCGCAATCTGCCGGACGCACCCATGGAAAAAACGCTCGCGTGCTCGACGCCGGTCAGCGCAATGCAGAACATGCACATCTACACGGTTGAAGGACTCATGCTGGACGGAAGGCTTTCCCCACTGCAGCAAAGCTTCCTTGAATCGTTCGCGTTCCAGTGTGGTTACTGTGCACCCGGTTTTCTGATGGCGGCCACCGCGATGCTCGATCATCTCCAGTCGAATCCCGTCGATCCCACGCAACTCGACGCAACGATCGAAGCATGGTTGGGCGGCAACCTGTGCCGCTGCACGGGCTACGTCAAATACATCGAAGCGGTTCGCAAGATCGCGGCGCCTTATACCCGCAACGGAGCATGA